The genomic segment GTCAAACAATTGCCGCCAAGCTTGATGGCGCAATATTATTTTGGCGATACCCAAGACAAACTGCGGCCCTATATCGGTATCGGCGTGAACTACACCACCTTTTATGATGCCCATTTCAATCAGAAGGGCGAGGATCTCGGCTTAAGCGATTTGAGCGTGAAGCATTCCTGGGGTCTGGCCGGGCAGGTGCTGGTTCCGGTCATATCCGATCACTGATTCCGATTTCACCCGATCATTAATTCTGATTTCATCCGATCACTGATTCCGGTCGCCCGATCAGCGATTCCGATTCTGTCCGATCGCTCATCTTCTGTTCCGCCATACTCTGGAGACTTTTAGCTTCCGGGGGCATGACATGGCACGTAAAAAGAAGAAAGCGAGAACGGAAATGTGCATCTATATTAATGTCTTACGTATGAAATTCGAGCAGCGTCGCTCGAATCGCACTATCGCAGCAGCTCTCGGCATAGGCTGTACTACCGTGCACGATATCCTCGGCCGATTCACGGTAGCTAACCTGGTCTGGCCATTGCCGGCGGAACTGTCCCCCGTCGACCTCGACCGCCTGCTCTATCCCGGCAAATCCGGAAAAGTTATCAATACCTTACCCAGCTGGCTTGATATCGATACCGAGTTAAGCCGCAAGGGCATGACCAAGCAGCTGCTCTGGATGGAATATCAGTCCCCCGTGGGCGGTGATGCCCTCGGTTACTCACAGTTTTGTGCACTGTTCCGTGACTGGAAAAAGAAGCAGCGGCGTTCCATGCGCATGGAGCACAAGGCTGGCGAAAAGCTCTTCATCGACTTCTGTGGCCCCACCGTACCTATCGTCAACCCTGCGACCGGTAGCGTACGCCAGGTCGCTATCTTCGTCGCTGCCATGGGCGTGTCAGGCTATGCGTATATCGAAGCCTGCGAAGGCCAGGACATGGCATCGTGGCTCAACGCCAATAGCCGCTGCCTGCACTTCATGGGTGGGGTTCCGGAGCTGATGATACCTGATAATCTGCGCAGCGCTGTCAGCACCCCTGACCGCTATGAGCCGGTCATAAACCAGAGCTACCAGGCGCTGGCAAATCACTATGAGACAGTGGTGCTACCGGCGCGCCCGAGAAAACCGAAAGACAAGGCGAAGGCAGAATCAACTGTGCAGCTGGTAGAACGCTGGGTTTTGGCCCGGTTGCGTAAACGTAGGTTCTACTCGCTGACCGAACTCAACCAGGTGATACGAGAACTCAATCATGAGTTGAATTTGCGCCCGATGCGTCATTACGGCGGACAAAGTCGCCTTGAACGCTTCGAGCAGCTGGACAAACCGGCTTTTGGGCCTCTACCGCCCACACAATGGGAATACAGTGAGTATCTCGTTGCCCGAGTGGGACCTGATTACCACATAGACTACGGCAAAAACTGGTACTCGGTGCCGCATCCGCTGGTTGGCGCGCGCGTTGACGTCATCGCCACCCAACGGCTGGTGCAAATCCACCATAAGGGCGTCTGCGTGGCTACGCACCCTCGCAGCGATAACGCCCATAGGCACACGACTCAGGCGGCGCACATGCCGGCTAACCATAAGGGGCAGAGTCAGTGGCCGCCGGAAAGGCTGTGCAGTTGGGCGCTGTCGGTGAGTGTGTGCACACTGAAAGTGGTCGAGTCCATCCAAAAGAGCAAAGCCCATCCGGAGCAGGCTTACCGCTCCGTGCTGGGGCTACTCAATCTGCAATGGCGCTATGAGACGACGCGACTGGAGAAGGCCTGCGCGCTGGCGTTGGAGAAAGGGTGCATTAACCGCTCTTTCATAGCCAACGTATTGAAACACGGTCGTGAAAGTGAGGTCACCCAGGACGGAGCCGGCGTATCAATGCTGGTTCACGAAAACCTCCGAGGTCCGGACAGTTATCACTAAGGATAATAAATATGGATACACTGTTAATGGCTCTGCGAGAGCTGAAGTTGTCGGCAATGGTCCAGGCGTTGGAGACGCAACGCGAACTCCCGGGGAGTTATGGGGAGCTGGGGTTCGAGGAGCGGTTGTCGCTGATGGTAGAAGCGGAAAATTTGCATAGAAAAAACAACCATATATGCCGTCTGCGACGGCAATCGCAAATGCGCTTGCAGGCAAAACCGGAAGATATCCGCTATATCCCTAGCCGAGGAGTGACACCGGAACAGATGCGAGATCTGCTAGGGGGACAATATCTGAAATATCAGAAAAGCATACTCATCACGGGGCCAACAGGTACGGGCAAAACCTGGCTCAGTTGTGCGCTTGGTGAGCAGGCATGCCGGCAGCAATATAGCGTGCGTTACTGGCGAGTGGGTCGGTTGCTGGCCCATTTTCACCAGTGTCAGGTAGACGGGACCTATCTAAAACAGCTTAAGCAGTTAGAAAAAATAGAGTTACTGATCTTGGACGACGTGGGCCTAGAATCAATAAGTCCGATGCAGGCAACGATGCTGTTGGAGGTGATGGAAGATCGCTACGACAAAAGCAGCAGCATCCTGATCAGTCAACTGCCGGTGAAAAAATGGTATGGACTGATAGAAAACCCCACGACAGCTGACGCGTTACTCGATCGGTTAGTACACCCCAGCTATAGACTGGAACTTAAAGGCGAATCACTACGCAAAGAGCAAGGAGTAGCCAGCACAGGAAAAATAGACTAAACCCGAGTCAGAAGATGAGCGAACACGTGAACGAATATCACTGGAATGGGTGATCGGAAAATATCGGAATAACTGATCGGATGTCGCCGGAACAGCTGATCGGATACGTCGGCGCCTGGAGCCTGTTTAGAAATTTGTGTATTTGCCTGATTTTGATATGTTCAATCCAACATCAAAAACAGGTTAATTTATGGACGAAAAACAGTTGCAGGCTTTGGCTAACGAACTGGCCAAAAATCTCAAAACCCCTGAAGATCTCAGTCACTTCGATCGGCTGCTGAAAAAAATCAGCGTCGAAGCAGCTCTCAATGCCGAAATGACCCATCACCTCGGCTACGATAAAAATCAGCCTAAACCGGGGACCAACGCCCGCAACGGCTATTCCACAAAAACCGTTACCACTGGCGATGGCCCGCTGGCGCTGCGTACTCCGCGCGATCGTGACGGTTCCTTTGAACCGCAACTGGTGAAGAAGAACCAGACCCGGATTACCGGGATGGATAACCAGATTTTATCGTTGTACGCCAAAGGGATGACCACCCGCGAGATCGCCGCCGCGTTCAAAGAGCTGTATGACGCCGATGTCTCGCCGGCGCTGGTCTCAAAGGTCACCGATGCGGTCATGGAGCAGGTTGTCGAATGGCAAAACCGGCCTCTGGATGCAGTCTATCCCATTGTTTATCTTGATTGTATCGTTCTAAAAGTCCGGCAGGACAGCCGCATCATCAACAAATCTGTGTTCCTGGCGCTGGGCATCAACATCGAAGGCCAGAAAGAGTTGCTAGGTATGTGGCTGGCCGAAAATGAAGGCGCAAAGTTCTGGCTGAACGTGCTGACAGAGCTGAAAAACCGCGGCCTGAACGATATCCTTATCGCCTGCGTAGACGGACTGAAAGGTTTCCCTGACGCTATTAACGCGGTGTATCCGGAGGCGCGGCTCCAGCTGTGTATCGTACATATGGTGCGCAATAGCCTGCGGTTCGTCTCCTGGAAGGACTTCAAGGCCGTCACCCGCGACCTGAAAGCTATCTATCAGGCCCCTACGGAAGAAGCCGGCTTGCAGGCGCTGGAAGCGTTCTCCAGTGCCTGGGACATCCGCTACCCGCAAATAAGTCGAAGCTGGCAGGCAAACTGGGCCAATCTGGCCACGTTCTTTGCCTACCCAACGGACATCCGCAAGGTGATCTACACGACCAACGCCATCGAGTCGTTAAACAGCGTGATCCGGCATGCCATCAAAAAGCGCAAGGTGTTCCCGACCGACGACGCAGTGAAAAAGGTGGTGTGGCTGGCGATACAGGCGGCCTCACAGAAATGGACAATGCCTTTGAGGGACTGGCGCATGGCAATGAGCCGCTTTATTATCGAGTTCGGTGACCGCCTGGACGGTCACTTCTGAGAAAAGGCATTTACACAGAATCGTGTACAGGGTCCGGCGCCTGCGCGCGCCCGGATAACACCGCTAAACCTGACGTGGGTTATTTGATTTGCATATCGTTTTCCACCGACTTCACGCCGGCCACGCCGCGCGCGGCCTGAACCGCCAGGCTGGCTTCGGAGGCGGACCCCACAAAACCGCTTAACTGCACGCGGCCTTTGAAGGTTTCGACATTAATTTCCCGCGCTTTCAGGTGATCGTCGCGGACCAATTCCGATTTCACCTTCGCGGTGATAACCGTATCGTCAATATAGCCGCCGGTCCCCTCAGACTTTGCGGTTGGCGCTCAGCGCGAAGGCCAATAAAAGAGGGGTTAACAGGCTGGCGGCGACTTTCCACACGTTCATATTCTCTCCTTGATGGAATGCGTTGTCGTTATTTATTCGGTTTTATCGCCGGCGCTTTGCGGGCGTCCGGCATTGACAGTGTTGCTGATAAAAAGTGTTTGCGCCAGTCAGGAACGGGTGGCGGCCTTCATTTCGCGCACGAATTGCGCCAGTTTTTCCAGCATCAAAGCGGGATCATCCACATGGTTTTCGATAATCCGCACAATGGCCGAGCCGGAGATGGCGCCTGCGGTGCCGGCCTGCAAAGCGGCACACACCTGATCGGGTTCGGAAA from the Candidatus Sodalis pierantonius str. SOPE genome contains:
- the istA gene encoding IS21 family transposase — protein: MARKKKKARTEMCIYINVLRMKFEQRRSNRTIAAALGIGCTTVHDILGRFTVANLVWPLPAELSPVDLDRLLYPGKSGKVINTLPSWLDIDTELSRKGMTKQLLWMEYQSPVGGDALGYSQFCALFRDWKKKQRRSMRMEHKAGEKLFIDFCGPTVPIVNPATGSVRQVAIFVAAMGVSGYAYIEACEGQDMASWLNANSRCLHFMGGVPELMIPDNLRSAVSTPDRYEPVINQSYQALANHYETVVLPARPRKPKDKAKAESTVQLVERWVLARLRKRRFYSLTELNQVIRELNHELNLRPMRHYGGQSRLERFEQLDKPAFGPLPPTQWEYSEYLVARVGPDYHIDYGKNWYSVPHPLVGARVDVIATQRLVQIHHKGVCVATHPRSDNAHRHTTQAAHMPANHKGQSQWPPERLCSWALSVSVCTLKVVESIQKSKAHPEQAYRSVLGLLNLQWRYETTRLEKACALALEKGCINRSFIANVLKHGRESEVTQDGAGVSMLVHENLRGPDSYH
- a CDS encoding IS256-like element ISSoEn2 family transposase — translated: MDEKQLQALANELAKNLKTPEDLSHFDRLLKKISVEAALNAEMTHHLGYDKNQPKPGTNARNGYSTKTVTTGDGPLALRTPRDRDGSFEPQLVKKNQTRITGMDNQILSLYAKGMTTREIAAAFKELYDADVSPALVSKVTDAVMEQVVEWQNRPLDAVYPIVYLDCIVLKVRQDSRIINKSVFLALGINIEGQKELLGMWLAENEGAKFWLNVLTELKNRGLNDILIACVDGLKGFPDAINAVYPEARLQLCIVHMVRNSLRFVSWKDFKAVTRDLKAIYQAPTEEAGLQALEAFSSAWDIRYPQISRSWQANWANLATFFAYPTDIRKVIYTTNAIESLNSVIRHAIKKRKVFPTDDAVKKVVWLAIQAASQKWTMPLRDWRMAMSRFIIEFGDRLDGHF
- the istB gene encoding IS21-like element ISSoEn3 family helper ATPase IstB; protein product: MDTLLMALRELKLSAMVQALETQRELPGSYGELGFEERLSLMVEAENLHRKNNHICRLRRQSQMRLQAKPEDIRYIPSRGVTPEQMRDLLGGQYLKYQKSILITGPTGTGKTWLSCALGEQACRQQYSVRYWRVGRLLAHFHQCQVDGTYLKQLKQLEKIELLILDDVGLESISPMQATMLLEVMEDRYDKSSSILISQLPVKKWYGLIENPTTADALLDRLVHPSYRLELKGESLRKEQGVASTGKID